Part of the Ictalurus furcatus strain D&B chromosome 10, Billie_1.0, whole genome shotgun sequence genome, AATgcttgtttacatttacagagaATTTCAGGCATTTAATCAAGGGCATTGCAATACTACAAACTGTAAGAATGCCTCTTCTTTATACCACTCCAGCCATTCAGTTCCTGTTTTTGTCATTCCTGAATTCAGCCATGTTTAAACCattaataatctgtataattACTGTAGAAACTCCTCTTTGGTTTTGTTTAGTGGTAAATATggataatattttgaaattataTAAGCATGACAATATTGTTCCTCATATGCACAAAGGTATTGCTAGCTTGGGCCTCAGGCTTTTTTGGCTTAAAGCCATGAACTTATTTCTGCTTGCTGCACTAATATTGTACGAGTACAAACGTTTTCATGTTCAATGTTGAAAATGGCTCAGTTGTGAGCCTCTGAGATGAAGCACATATCTGTTGGTGATGCTTATGCTCACTGTGCAGATTTCATGTGTTTTCACCTCTTTTCACTCATTTATACACtctggttgttgttttgtcaACACAGCAAGGTTGAATGCTCTCCCAGGTATTATTGCTCATGGACTGTTAAGGCTGCACAGTGTTGCTCATAAAAACCCCATAAGGGTGACCTGGAGAggtcattatatatttttccatgAGGCCATGATAAAGGAACATTTCACCATTCTTCACTGACCAACTTCAATGCACAGCAATAATCTCTGGTGTTGACTGAATGCCttgaatgaacaaacaaaccccatagaagtgaattcaacactgtaggtgttcatTTTGCTCTGTTGGTTTAAATATGTATGCTAAATGAGGCAGAACAGCTTTCAGGCATGCAGTGCCTCAGATCTGAGAGATTCTAAGCAAGCACTATGTTGTTTGCTAGAGTTGCTGGACAGTCCAGGCGTTTCCTGTGTGGAGCAGGAAAACAGGAAGCAGTGACCCCACATACAAACAGGCTTTCCCCAAGGACACTGTCCTCACACCGACTCATCTCACTTCTCCCAGCCAAAACCAACACTAACTTCCAGAATGGCCTTGCTAGtcatttttctctgaaactGTGTGACTGAAGGCTTTCCCTCTTTATTTAGTGGAGATGCTGATGAATCAAAATAAGATAGTGCCTTCTGAAACAACACTTTCATTTCTTGGATTCCTCTGGGACTTTTCCAGAAAGATGTTATGGGTCTTGTCCATTCATGGTGCAATATGTGGCaatatttgattctttttttttttcctttatgaaattataataatataaaacatactCCAGGATCACaaatgtactgtgtgtttggagaagaaaaaaggaatatAACCTTACTGAAGAGACTGCTGGGACAATTATTTTCACTGCATTGAAATGCAtatgtataaacaaaatgtttcagTAAATAAGAATTACTTTAGCAATTTTGCACTCATTTTTACAAGTGTGAATATAAAATAAGTCATAATGCTAATCCACTTGTCCAAGCATTAAAAAGACATTCCCGGAGTTTAACCTGTGTCCCAGTGTAATAATGTCATTACGATCTTGCCTTGAGATTCCACGCAGGCCATATTCAATAGGCAGCACTGTACAAGAGGAAGTCAGCTGAATGACATGTGTGACTGTCGGTTTATCAATGTTTGGACTGACTGAATCCTGCATGCTACAGCAGAGGAAGTAATCATGTTAATGTGCCAATCTAATATCTAATCTGAATTTCTCACAGAGCACATTGTTCAGATTCTGTATTGCTCTATGTTTTACTTCTTCAGATTTTATCTAATTGGCTTCCTCtagcaaattattttatttatttttttaaccgaAGTTTACATTTAACAGACATACTTGTATACGGCAAAAACTTAGCTCCTTATCTCAAGTGGTCTTTCCACAAAGTTAGCCACCACGAAagttaaaacatttccacatagTTTTGGGTAAATATGTTAtaggcagaaaaataaaaagcataaaatgCTGCCACACACATGCTTACAGCTGGGGTCATCTGCAGCCCAAAATGTTGCACAAACATTGTGTTTGAGGCATTGTCCCAACTGCTTTCAAGTatatacaatgaaattaagtttATTCCTGTTCCTAAAAACAAGCTATTTTTATCAATATCAATGGAAAGgtaaattttaataatttgaaAACACTAGCACTCCACCCACCCCCCGGGGGGCTACTTCCAATTTTACTAACAGCTCACCTAGGGTTATTTTTTGGAAACTAACAAAAATATGGTCCCCATTGTTCTTATTTACATGTGTTTTTCTCATTCCATATGCTGTTCTCAACCTCAGCCTTTTTCAGTAGTGAAATTTCACTCCAACCCTCACACAAATCATACATTCCAACAAGTCATATGTCCTCCAGAGTGGAGTATAGAACAGGCTGACCAATGTTTCTAGCTTTATTATTCAGTTGTTAGTTGGAATGAGCAAAATTAGTGACCTTAATGACTTTAAACATGGCATAATAGTTGGCCAggtgtgccaatattagtatcTCCCAAATGACACTCATCCAGGTCTTTCATGCTCTAATAACTATTTCAAGCAAATAACGATTAGTGATCTCCAATcctgtacacaaaaacagctgTGTGGATCAAATATGTCACAAGAAAACGGAAAGAACTGTGCAAGCAAACAGACGAAGTATTGCCTTCTGCAAAGCAACCAGCATTGCGGTTGACCCCATGTACTtctcacacaaactcttcaccctcctgctgtTTGTCAAAAGGTACCAATACATTCGGGCCCTCaaggccagactgtgtaacagtttcttcccccaagccatcagactcctcaatacccagagactggactgacatcaaccaagacacacacacacacacacgcaactgAACACCATTCCACTACCTCtgcaatttttgcacatttctttcttaaattgCTGATAAAACACCGTAAACAAAATACTGTATTGATCACCTGCATATTTGCTGCTAattagtatgttatgtttacatttacaacatttattattatgttgtaaTATCTCTTTGCACCTTATTCCATTCAAGAACTGTGTATTGGTCAGTGCTGCACTGTCCTTTACTGTGCATGTTGTCCTATTTCGTAATTGTTGTACTGTCTTGCACTGttgcacacatttgcacatgtgcactttatgtagtcctgtgtatgtatttgtagtCTTATTTGGTTCTGTGTAGTCACATGTAgctctgtgttgttttatgtagcaccatcgtcctggaggaacgttgtttcatttcactctgTACTGTaacagctgtatatggttgaatgacaataaagccacttgatcTTGAACTTGAACAAGTCACAAGCAGGCAATTCAAATCCGTAGGTCATGCTGAGTGCCAGTGCTATCAGTGGAGAACAACAAAAACTGTCTCCAATGGGCACTGAACCATagaagagtgaaaaaaaaaggcctggTTGGACAAATACAGGCTCCTTTTTcattatactgattgaaaaatAGAAAGAGGAATGCTTTCCTAGTATGCAGTAGGGCTACTTATACCTGTTGGAGAATATCTGTGTAACAGCATGGCATGAACCTTCCTGCACAATGCATTTAGCATCTTTTAGTATCTGCAAATGGGTGAATTTATATTGTTTTGAAGTCTGAAGTAAGTTTTACTGTGTAGGTGTGCCTAAATTTCTGATAATCAGATTGCATATGAAAACTTTTTGTATCCaagcattcattttatttaaaaaaaaaaaaccctaatctTAAGTGTAATTAGATTACAGAGTGGcataatataacattaaaaggaatcaaataaatgctattttatttaaaaagtgtaaaatataaacatataaaactaataaaaattgCATCCCAAAATTCCTTAATCAGCAGTTATGGTTGGTAATCAAATGGACCTCAGAGCAGCTGTAGAGTTTTCCCGTAGGCTTGATCACCCTTCTCTTGAAGAAGCCATGCTAGTTTAACTTCTTTCTGAGTGATACTGTATACAAGTGAACTTTGAACATAGCTacgatacactatatggccaaacgtttgtggacacttgaccataaCACTCATTTTGGCtagttgaacatcccattccaaattcatttcccctttgctgtgataataacctccactctacTGGGAAGGCTTTATGCTATATTTTGGAatgtggttgtggggatttaTGGGGATTTTCATCCACACAATCGTTAGTGAGGTCTGGTATTGATGTCGGGCATGAAGGCCTGGTGTGCAGTGAATGTTgcaattcatcccaaaagtgttcagtggggttgagatcaggctctgtgcaggccagtCGAGTGCTTCCACTCCAACCgtgtcaaaccatgtcttcatggagctcgctttttGTACAGGcacattgtcatactggaacaggtttgggccccttagttccagtgaaaggaaattttaaagctacagcatacaacgACATCCAACAGTTATGTGCTTcgaactttgtggcaacagtttgggcaATAGTTGTGGCAaagatggtcagatgtccacaaacattcATCCATATAGTGTAAATGTTTGAATTTATGCGAGAATATATGATGGAAGTGTTTATGGAGGCATTGCTAAGTTTGTAATGTTGTTGACCAGATCAGCTTACTAGTTGTAGTTAGGTTAGCCAATGACACTTTTAATGTAGGCTTTGTCAGTAATCAGTGAGAAtcaaggacaaaaaaaagagaatccAAAATACTTCACTCAATAAAATCAAATTTTCAGAGCATTTTATGGAGATTAGAAATAAGCAATTTGCGTAGTACACATTCATCACAGTGTACCTCAGTAAAATTGTGATCCTGGTTATGATAACACATTTAATATGAAAAGCCTTCAACCTGTGGTGCAGTTCAGATCATCTGTCCCATACAatcatttaagaacatttctgtaatgtaataaacaataaatgtacAGCTCAAAATTCAGGGGAATCCTTAGGAAGGAAATGCAACCAAAAGGGACACAGGACCAATGGTAACAGCAGAGGGAGCTAGATCATTACAGAGACGCATTCAACTGTGAGTACTCCACTGCCAATAGAGATAGAAATACTACTGCAAAACGACACTGTTATCCATTTTGTACTGTGAGATTAAAGGAGTTCAGGCGCTTGCATATCATATGGGAGTGTTTGCGGTGAACATTTATTAACCTATATTGCTAAATAGAGATAAGAGCCAGTGAAGTATTGTAGAAGAACAAGGCAAAATTGGTTCAGTTCAAACTTTCTAAGTGAGGACATTCTAAGTGCATTTTCTTAAAAGAATGTCTACTATGTGAGTCATTGTTAAAAGCTTGATCTGCATCTTATTCGATCCATCATTCATTTCCCTTGAGCCAGTAGTTCAGGTGTTTAttgtcagctgtgtgtgtgtgtgtgtgtgtgtgtgtgtgtgtagaacacATGATTTACAGCACTGAATCATTTCTACTGTTTGTGGAATGCTGTGCTCACATCACCGTGTACTGATGCCATAGGGCACCATTCCACACTCCTCCTTTTGCAGACCATTATATTTGGGAGTAAATATGTGGCACAATTTCCATACTAACAACTGATGTCATTCTTCCTGACCTCTAGGCTCCCTTGACCAAGTCACCAATGAACAGATTGCATATTGCTAGAGCCAAGAAACAAACCCATTAAACCCTAGGATACAATCTGTACACCAGGAAACTAAATGGTATCCTTCTAAGTTGATGCTGGATTATTTGTGCTGCTAAGGGGTATATATAACCTGTTTGCAGGGATTTTTTGGTGTTGCTATACAACAGTGTAATGATTTACAGCAATGTTTGTCATGCTTCAGTTGACCAAAACCATAAAACTGTGTCTGGTGAACACTTATTTAACCCTTTATATGACTGTAATTATTGGGACTTTGTAATGTAAAATAACTTAAtccttttgttttaattattgtttgtgGGGGCAGGGGTGATTTATTTGGAAAAAGAGACCATATGTGTGGaggtctgggaaaacctgtcaGATGTTGTTGGTTGTTGTCAATTCTGGCAAACAGGCAACACAATGCGAAAAATCAGGTTTTTCCCAAAACTTGGGTTTAATACACCATGAATATATTCCATCAACATGATCTggaaatttttatttacttttttaactTTACTTTTTTGTATTTACTCTTTATTTTAACATTGCCTATAGGCAAGTTTAACAAGAATGCTAGTgaagacagtgtgtgtatttaatgtgTGATTTCCTCAACCTGTTGGATATTTATGTGccagttcagtttgtaatcagataatGGTTTTCAAAATGTCCGTGAAGCTTgaactttgacaccaacagttgcaagacttactatcAGATCCTTTGATGAAATTTTGTGGTTCTTGGagatttctttttgcatcagatggtctgctcttgtgctgaatttgctgggacggacAGTCCTGGACGAATTGGCAGTCGTTtcaaatctgcaccatttgtagatgattttccttacagtagaatgatgtatttcaaataatttggagatctttttaaatcccttgccagactcttaggcatccacaaccttttttttctgagggcctcacagaactctttagatcttggcatgatgacaccacacacctcaataacaaagggaacaccagacactagatatgagagaggtaggaaataagacaggttccacctgcactccttaAGCAGTTTCTAATCACTGGTACCCGATCttaaacacctgattctaattttatggattagAAGGTGTGCTAAATATagggatgtacttactttttctatgTGACTgatatgttttttgttcatttaaattatgtaaattacTACACAgtgtcagttttatgtgtcatttgatagagtgtataacctttattaataggcaatgtttcaaagaggatcaaatgtttgcttgtccaaatatgtaaaatatatatatatatatatatatatatatattttcacatgactgtatatagtagatgtcaaaatttcaccatatgAAGGGTTTTTCGAGGCCACATACTTTTACAAAAATTGCCATTTCACCTTACATCTATGGAACACAGACAGTTGCTGTTGTTTATACCATTATATTACCAATTTTCCCTGTCAAAGTCATTCTTATATCAATGTACCTCATTTACAAATTTTACTATATACCAAGTGGAGCATTTGTTCAAAAAATGaaactacatacagtatgtggtcACTCACCATTTTCATCAGTAAGTGATTTAAGTCTGTATAACATCAGCATGATCTCCATGCATGTGAAGGACCATTGTGTGTCTATTTTCGtaactttatttaattaacaCATAAAGAAGATATATTGAGAAATTAAAGACCATTTTACTTATTATTTCGTTGTATGAATTGTATTGCTATGCAGAATACTTGCATGAATGAGACTTTTACTTCTATGAAGTGAATAGAGTGATAAATGGGTAAGATGCTTCTTCCTGTACTATTCTTCCCTTCCATGCAGATGTCCTTGTGTAAGAACTGCTGCAGCTGCACAGaaaggccatgtgtgtgcggaagTGTGTCAGGCCCAGGCTACGTTCCGTTACCATGGGAACGGGAGGAAGTGAGGGGCTTCCTATTCACTGAGAGAATGTACTGTCTGCTGTCTCCTGAAGTAAGTGCATGTAAATACCCTGTATTAGCTCGCACGTTCAGTATACTTAAGTACTCTTAAGCTAACCTTGTAAGGTGCTCTATTGTTCTTGATATTGATACATTTTGTGAATCCTTGTTTCAATTATAATATATGCTTCTTAGGTAGCATTAACACATTGGATCACAAGACAGTGGTACATTGTTTGTGCATACACTATAATATAAGCAATGTAAtcaattttaaatgatttatttgtaaataaataatatctaAACACTTCAAATATTCAATATCTATAGTGATGTTGGGTAgttatagaaaataatgaacaattttattgattttcaaatagaatgtgcataaatgaaaaaccctgcgttccctcttcctctgtattttctttttactggggagaggcggagcttaacctgccttttatctagctgtcagtgcagaccagtgttgccaacttagtgacttttcatcccctttagcgactttttttttttttgcgaaaaaGCGCCTAACGACAAATCTaccgactttttggacaaaccttagcaaccgttcaaatgtcgccagtactgtcctgcaagcgcgaggtcttgctttcccgctgcactcacacctctctctgcgtctgctctgttcagtgaggggctgagacccggagatttaacaatgtcatggataacgagatgCGCCCTTCGTTCTAATTTACATAATtcttatgcgaatgtttttagaacacaAGACGAatataatgcaacatgttttacatgtaaaatagttcacgttattacagcctagttctcttgttcaaaatagttctagtgttcagaaacatttttgatgacTCGTGTTCCATAactgtctgttatatagttttataaaagtcataaaagttatttttaaaaataaaaaaagttatgaaaagtaatttaaaaagtacaaaatcaaaaaaaaaaaatctatctatctatctctctatctatctatctatctatctatctctctatctgtctatctaactatctatctatctatcaaaacagatgacagattaggttatatatcaTTATACATGGTCTCCTCTAATATGGGGGGTTAGTGTGCCACTTGATAGGGGAGgtttgggggggctttagttacaaaagatTGAGAAGCTCTGACCTAGAGGAAACCCTTGCATCcgcagagagaacatgcaataTTGCATTTGAGCAAAATCAAAACATCATCAATGGTAGTCACATGactgtttactgtatatttgtattgATTTTGTTGTTGGAATAGAGGTGAGTTTTATAGTATTCTTTGCTATAACCTGATTTAAACCAGGATGTTTGCTCCATTTGGAATAATTTTAGTATCTTGTTATTGAAaaggcaccctgtccagggtgtaccccgccttgtgcccgatgctccctgggacaggctccaggtttccccgtgaccctgaaaaggataacgcggtatagaaggtggatggatggatggatggttattGAAAAGATCTGGAACAAACAAGCTTTATTTGCCATAATTACTTTGTCATAAATTGTGATAAAAAGCTACGTAATTATCCTTAGAAAAAATTCATTCTGACATAGGCCAAGTCATCAGGAAGCTGGTAAGACACACGGTGGTTATGTGAAGATCCATCATTTTGCAGACCATCAACTGGAGATGAGGACTGATAGTGTGTCATTGAAAATGGGCTCAAAAGAAAACGAGAGGGGAGTGAGAGCGAGTTACAAAATCATCATATGATTCACTCCTACACTTCCCTTGGCAAGTGTCCCCATCTCAGTGAGCAGCATTTATCTTCTGTCAGTAGCAGTTTCTTTGGAATTTGCCACATCAACTTCTAATAACATGTCATCCAGCTGTGgccttcttttcctttttcttcttttaaagctgcagtaccaaagttttttagttaaaaacgaacaaaaatcaatttttgtgcaagtacataaaaaaatcagtcttcaaaactgtctccttaccttaccctGATTCGCAATGGtaaacttataataatgatttataatttgagctgttgGGTCGGATTTCACAGGAAAATGTCAGTTTGACATCATTCGTCTTTGCGTGGTTACGTCACGTCCATAAACAGGAAGAATAAGAGCAAGCTACTATATTGCGTGTGTGGGTGCTGAGGACGGTGGAGTGTTTGGAGTGTAGCTTGTTCTTACAaaagttgcttagaatttaaaccaTCAGATGGTTGTGATGCCACAGTGGCAGTTAGCTGATTGTACTTTTAAAAAGGTGATCTTTTACTTGTAGTGTTTACATTGTTTACATCTATAGTATCTGCCAAGGACCGTCGAATCAGGTGATTCGTCCTTGTGATACTCACAGACTTTTTACTGTATGAGTCTTCAGTAGTTATCTGGCAGATTCCCTAgaaggttgtttttttcccctctgtgttCATCCAATCATGTTGAAATTTCTTCAAAGGATTTACAGTATCATccaaaagaagggaaaaaagtcTAGTTTATTAAAGGAAATTGAGTTCTTGTCCTAAAAATGTGGTTATAAATGTGGTTTACACACTACTTAATATACAAGAGTAGATTTAACAAGACCTCAAAGTATCAAAAGGAAATGTACATGATCATTGAAGTTTAGGCACATTATAAAGTCAACTCTCAGGCACTTTTATGGTGACAAATAAAATCTAGTTTTAATGTACACACCTCTGTAATGCATTTAAGAATACAACCAGTTTAATGAAGTTCCTTGATATAAATTGGTATTGATCTGTGTTACATTTATTGGTTCCCCACTAAGAAACTATAGAACCCATTAAAGAATTAATTACAGACTTGAATGGTCATCAAGGACAAAGTATGATTCCATTAGGTCTTATTGATGCTCCAGTAATTTAAGCTATTGATTTTCTGAAAATAAGCAGAGCTGTGGAATTTGCTTTCATGTGGAAATTACTGAACATTGATCAGATCTGAACAGAACATGAGACTATAAATAAGTGGCTGTTGCGCAATCAGAAATGTTATTACTTGGTTACAGATTTATGCTTATTCATTTAATGTGTTATTTACGCTTCATTTATCAACTTGTCCGTGCACCTGCTGAACCTtcataaatgtcattttttaagaGAGTCATGAATGAGTAAATCATGTTCAGTGGACTTGGTGTGCGATATTTTTCTAGTCAGTAAATTCGAAGGTCAGGCCAGACCAGGCATTAAAAAGACCAGATATGAAAAGTTTAATGTAGGCTCCGCTAGTCACCGAATATAATCGACGCTTGTTTTGATTCTTaggttttattcatttggacTTGACCCAACCTGTGCTATACAGCTTCAACCATAAATTTCAGTCTCTGAAAGCTTGACGTTGTCCAAGACAAATGTCTGTCCTTGTCACCACAATATGGATTGATTAGCAAAGTGTACAGCAGGGCAGAGGCACATCAAACACCACTGGGCATTAGTCTCTCTATTCCTTAAAAGATTGTGCTGCTTATAGAGGTGTAGAAAACTGGGCTTAGCCAATGAAGCTGTCTATCGTTCCACTTTTGACCTTTCATCTTTGGATCCTTTTCCATTCAAATCCCGTCCAGCATGGTTCCGCTGCACTTTTTGCTACCCTCCCTGGAGTGCGAGGCAGATGCAAGAGGAGAGAGACCAGTCCTGCGAGGAACATAGTGGTTAGAGAGTTGTTGCTCTCTTTcactctattttctctctctttccattgaTCCATCTCAAGACTCAATGGCAGTCCGGCTCACCTCTTAATGCGGCTTATCCGCTCACAGAGGATGGAAAGGTATTGTGTGAGCTTGACCATGGCAACAATGAGCACGCCAATCACAAATGTGCACGTAGGCCACAGCAGCGATGAGAGAATGGCGGCACGACCATAGAGGCGCATCAGGATGGCGCTGTCCTGCTGCTCTGTTGGGTCTGTGTAACAACGCACCTGCTGCTGGACCTTCAGGCGCTCGGAGATGTTCAGTACCAAGGCGTGCATCATTGCATGGTCTTTACGGCACTTAGGGACAAAGAAACActgtgagaaaagagagaaaattttACCATTACCATTGGTGAAAGTAGAAACATAATCATTGCCATATTCTCAGAAGTCTTGTAGGTTTTTAGCAGCCACTTTTCAATCAATTCACAGATCATGGAAaagtaataaatgtttatagtaATTACTgagatttaattaaaataatttttggtCAGACCATTCAGTCAGCACATGTTTTGACAAGATAGACTGACAAACATTCCATATGAACATATAcagaaactgaaaataaaaaacaaacaaaaaaacatggtcagtaagtaagtaattactTAGAACTAAATAGGCATTGATGCATTGCTTGCAAATTAATAATCCATACTTTGTACATATATGATGGGTGTCTGTTTTCATCatgccttttttgtttgtttgttttttattttggtttctctgttcttttatttttgttatgccaagtgtttttgttttgttttgactcTACCCCACATCCTCAAATCCCAtgatttatgtgtgtttttttcttgttgtacTAACTTCCCTCTAACAGGGTTTTATGGTATTCTTAGACTCCGACCTATTTAAGTACCATCAGGATATGTTTTTttggagactacaaagcacttctataagtcACTCTGGCTGAAGGCATTTTctgaatgatgtaaatataaatggactTTTCCCCTATTGTGTTCTGTTCTGTGTTAGCCCTTGATTAGTTACTATGTATATCTATGTATACCCTACTTTACTATTTGCAGCATCACGCAGTTTTATTGTGCATTTTTGTatcaagccccccccccccccccccccaaagtttCCCTGTTTGTTTCTACTCCGTCTGCATGTGATTCGactgtttaaatgaataaattcttCTTTGAGAAACATGTCGACCTTCAATATGATCTCagtcaaaacaaaacatttcccatAAGCACATTCCAGCAAGTAAAAGCAGCTCTGGATAAAGTTCCCATTATGTTCTGTATTTTGTGTTCTGTGTATACCTCAGGATTGGCCTCCTGGGCCTCCTCATTGTGGGACAGTCTCATTATTCGGCCTGATGAGTTCAGGCTGATGTACACCTGCAGGCACGGGTATCTGGAACTCTTCCAGCACTCTGCACCACAGCTGTAGCTACAGTTAATCTCCCCAATAATTGTTGAATTTAGCACGGTACAGCTTGATTCCTCAGTCCACACACTGAGGGACAGAGAGGGGAAGGGGTGGGAGAAgaggacaaagaaagagaggatTACTAATTCTGTATGATCCTATCCATTGCCTAGCTCTAGACATGTAATATGAGACAGGAACATATGAAAGTATGCCATTTAATTggtacaacaacaataaaataagaGGTGTACATGCTTCAAAAAGGGTTCCTTAGGGAAAAACAAGTTTTATTTCACAACAGAGTATTTCACTAACATGACTTCTGTAAGAAGGCAAGGACACTAAAAACTGTCAAAGTATCCTCGTtgacctctttttttcttcttcagtaaaAGTcactatatgtttttttttagtagcaCCGTATATAGCATGTATATACcccatatttaatatttagaccTTGCTAAATGTCCTTTGTAAGGTAATACTATCAAATCCAGTTACTTTTGAGGAATCACCAACCATTTTGCTCCTGGGTAGGTCATTAATTTTACAGAAATCCTCTTTTTtaatccatctttttttttttaaaatttgtaatgATTGTGACAGATGTATGAACAGTTTGTGCTTCTTTGTTGATCAGAATTCACAGTGGCTTTTCCAGACTTCTCTTCTGACTATTTCCATTATCCCGGTTTTTAGTAAGGGGATATGACCATTTTTGCAGAATCAACAGAACTGTCTCATTATTGCT contains:
- the si:ch211-247n2.1 gene encoding calcium-activated potassium channel subunit beta-2 isoform X4 → MFLWAGTKGPQGSGNERTIYQKIREYDILDKRKTVTALKAGEDRAILLGLSMIFFSVMMYFVLGITMVRSYTDSVWTEESSCTVLNSTIIGEINCSYSCGAECWKSSRYPCLQVYISLNSSGRIMRLSHNEEAQEANPECFFVPKCRKDHAMMHALVLNISERLKVQQQVRCYTDPTEQQDSAILMRLYGRAAILSSLLWPTCTFVIGVLIVAMVKLTQYLSILCERISRIKRTGLSPLASASHSREGSKKCSGTMLDGI
- the si:ch211-247n2.1 gene encoding calcium-activated potassium channel subunit beta-2 isoform X2 codes for the protein MLHERHVKRSVRRDGISQQSLASTLESAGRMFLWAGTKGPQGSGNERTIYQKIREYDILDKRKTVTALKAGEDRAILLGLSMIFFSVMMYFVLGITMVRSYTDSVWTEESSCTVLNSTIIGEINCSYSCGAECWKSSRYPCLQVYISLNSSGRIMRLSHNEEAQEANPECFFVPKCRKDHAMMHALVLNISERLKVQQQVRCYTDPTEQQDSAILMRLYGRAAILSSLLWPTCTFVIGVLIVAMVKLTQYLSILCERISRIKRTGLSPLASASHSREGSKKCSGTMLDGI
- the si:ch211-247n2.1 gene encoding calcium-activated potassium channel subunit beta-2 isoform X1, which encodes MAASYCDCTSSYTCQRQLYECRISQQSLASTLESAGRMFLWAGTKGPQGSGNERTIYQKIREYDILDKRKTVTALKAGEDRAILLGLSMIFFSVMMYFVLGITMVRSYTDSVWTEESSCTVLNSTIIGEINCSYSCGAECWKSSRYPCLQVYISLNSSGRIMRLSHNEEAQEANPECFFVPKCRKDHAMMHALVLNISERLKVQQQVRCYTDPTEQQDSAILMRLYGRAAILSSLLWPTCTFVIGVLIVAMVKLTQYLSILCERISRIKRTGLSPLASASHSREGSKKCSGTMLDGI
- the si:ch211-247n2.1 gene encoding calcium-activated potassium channel subunit beta-2 isoform X3 yields the protein MAASYCDCTSSYTCQRQLYECRISQQSLASTLESAGRMFLWAGTKGPQGSGNERTIYQKIREYDILDKRKTVTALKAGEDRAILLGLSMIFFSVMMYFVLGITMVRSYTDSVWTEESSCTVLNSTIIGEINCSYSCGAECWKSSRYPCLQVYISLNSSGRIMRLSHNEEAQEANPECFFVPKCRKDHAMMHALVLNISERLKVQQQVRCYTDPTEQQDSAILMRLYGRAAILSSLLWPTCTFVIGVLIVAMVKLTQYLSILCERISRIKR